A window of Caldivirga sp. genomic DNA:
GCTATAGTTGTGGGTATTATACTGGGTGATGGTGTAATGGGGCTAGTGAGCATTAATACTGTTATTCAATTCGTGTCCTCACTGGGCATAATCCTACTACTATTCCTATCAGGGGCGGAGGAATTTGAGATTGAAGGTAAGTTAAGCACTAATGCGTTAGCCGCAGTGGTAATTGAGCTTGCTTTACCGTTCGCTGTGATTTACGCTTCACTAGTGGCCATGGGGGTTAGTGTTGAGCCTCTTCTCATAATACCCCTCATAATGACCAGCGTTGGGCCACTGGCTAGATTACTCATGGATCTGGGTATCACTAAGACCAGCCTAGGGGGAGCGCTTTTTCAACAGGGTGTATTAATTGAGGTTGCGTCAGTTATACTCTTCGCCACCCTACTCAGTCTGAGGACTGGGGACTCTGCCTTAACGTTGATAGGCATGGTGCTCTTAATAGTGTTCATATTCGTAATGGGGCCATGGGTCTCCAGGTTCTTTGAGTGGATTGAGGGCTACATTAAGGCTAGGGAGGTTGAGTTCGCTGTGGTGGTTTCACTAATACTCGTTGTTGCCTTCCTAGCTGAACTCGTTAACTTCAATTCAGCGGTGGCCGCATTATTCCTAGGCATACTACTTAGGAGGTATTTTAAGGATAGGCCGGAGCTCCTTGAGAAGCTTCACGGCTTCACCTACGGCTTCTTCGAGCCCTTATTCTTCGTTAGCATAGGCCTATACTTCACTAGGCTTAACCTAAGCCTACTATTAATAGGCTTAATAATAGCCTTACTCCTATTATCATCAAAGGTGACTGCAGGGGCCTTGGCTGCAGTTTTACTTAAGGGTGAGGTGCTTACTAATGGCTTAGGCACATCAACTAAGGGGGGTGTGGATGCATCGCTACTAGTCACCTTATTAACCATGGGCTTAATAACCAGGTCAACATACTCGTACTTAGCCTTATCAATAATAGTGAATTCACTACTGGTTCCACTCATCTTTAGGGCAGTAGTGAAGCCGGTAACTCAGGTTAATGCAGCAGTCAGGGTTAGGCTTAACAACAGTATAATGAGCGTGGGTGAGCAGCTTAAGCCCCTTACGGTAACCTGCGGTGATAGTTTAAGAGTTGCCGTGAATAGGATGGTGGAGAGGGGGGTGAGGGCTATTGTCGTGGTTAATGATGAGAATAAGCCCCTAGGCTACTTATCCGTCCAACAATTACTGGAGGTGGATCCAGCGCTCTACGAGTCGACCCCAGCCTGCTCATTACCATTAAATGAATTAGTAACCGTTGGTAATGGGGCGAGGATTATTGATGTCTTGAGGAGGTTTAGGGAAACCGAGGCACCCATTATTGGTGTGGTGGATGATGATAATAGGTTAGTGGCGACGATTTACGAAAGGGAGTTAATGAGGTTACTCACAACTGTTTAGGTTAATGAATAAAACTAACTTTAAGGAGGGAATTTAATTAACCTTGGTTTAATTAGTCACTACTGGTTCCACTCTCCTCCCCTGTCTTTGACTCCTCACCAGCCTTACCCTTACCTGTACTGCCTGACTTAGTCTGCCCAGCGGCTATTATGTCATCTATCCTAAGCACCATTATTGCCGCCTCAGTGGCACTCCTCATTACCTGCATCTTAACTATTAATGGGTCCCATATGTTTAACTCACTCATCCTAGTTATCTTACCACCAAGCACATCAACGCCAGCGTCAAGCTCACCCTTATCATGCCTACTCCTCAACTCGGCTATGGCGTCCACTGGATCAAGGCCGGCGGTTAAGGCAAGTATCTCAGGCACCTTCTCCACAGCCTCAGCATACCTCATTACGGCTAACTGCTCCTTACCTGGAAGCTTCCTACCCCACTCCCTAAGCCTCCTAGCCACCTCAATCTCGAAGGCTCCACCACCTGGCACTATTCTCGGATCCCTGAATAGGTCCCTTGTGACGTGGAGTGCATCGTTTATGGACCTCTCAGCCTCGTCAAGAACCCTGTCCGCAGCACCCCTAATGAGTATGGTTACTGCCCTTGGGTTGGGGCATTGCTCAACGAAGACCATCTTCTCCTCACCAACCTTCCTCTCCTCAACGAGCCCAGCTGTGCCAAGGTCCTCTGGCTTAAGGTCCTTAATGCTTGTGGCTATCCTAGCTCCAGTTGCCTTAGCCAGCTTCTCAATGTCACTCCTCTTAACCCTCCTAACAGCCATAATACCGGCCTTAGCTAGGAAGTGTTGGGCAGTCTCATCAATACCCTTCTGCGTAATGACTACGTTGGCGCCGATCTCCTTGAGCTTATCAACGTAACCCTTAAGTATATTGGCCTCCTCCTCAAGGTAAGCCTTAATCTGCTGTGGTGATGAAACCGATATCTTAGTTGTCCACTCAGGCTTCTCAATCTCAAGTGGTGCGTCTAGGACCGCTATCTTAGCGTTCACAATCCTCTTAGGCATCCCTGGGTGAACAACCTCCTTATCCAGCACAATACCCTGGATGAACTGGGTCTCGTATAGGCTCTGGCCCTTCTTCTTCTCAACCTTAACCCAATCTAAGTCAAGGTTGTACTTACCGTTAGTCTGCTCAGCGGCTATGTATGAGGCATCAACAAC
This region includes:
- a CDS encoding cation:proton antiporter; amino-acid sequence: MIMSEAAASLLYLGVMLVLAKAFEELFLRVKLIPFVGAIVVGIILGDGVMGLVSINTVIQFVSSLGIILLLFLSGAEEFEIEGKLSTNALAAVVIELALPFAVIYASLVAMGVSVEPLLIIPLIMTSVGPLARLLMDLGITKTSLGGALFQQGVLIEVASVILFATLLSLRTGDSALTLIGMVLLIVFIFVMGPWVSRFFEWIEGYIKAREVEFAVVVSLILVVAFLAELVNFNSAVAALFLGILLRRYFKDRPELLEKLHGFTYGFFEPLFFVSIGLYFTRLNLSLLLIGLIIALLLLSSKVTAGALAAVLLKGEVLTNGLGTSTKGGVDASLLVTLLTMGLITRSTYSYLALSIIVNSLLVPLIFRAVVKPVTQVNAAVRVRLNNSIMSVGEQLKPLTVTCGDSLRVAVNRMVERGVRAIVVVNDENKPLGYLSVQQLLEVDPALYESTPACSLPLNELVTVGNGARIIDVLRRFRETEAPIIGVVDDDNRLVATIYERELMRLLTTV
- the thsA gene encoding thermosome subunit alpha: MSTAQQPKSGVPVAILKEGSSRTTGADARRSNIMAAKVITEVLQTSLGPRGMDKLLIDAFGDVTITGDGATILKEMEVQHPAAKLLVEVAKAQDAEVGDGTTTVVVLAGKLLEQAEILLDEGIHPTIIIDGFKKALDYINSTITEVPNLIYPVNLNNRDEVAKIVANSLSSKVVAEARDYLAKIVVDASYIAAEQTNGKYNLDLDWVKVEKKKGQSLYETQFIQGIVLDKEVVHPGMPKRIVNAKIAVLDAPLEIEKPEWTTKISVSSPQQIKAYLEEEANILKGYVDKLKEIGANVVITQKGIDETAQHFLAKAGIMAVRRVKRSDIEKLAKATGARIATSIKDLKPEDLGTAGLVEERKVGEEKMVFVEQCPNPRAVTILIRGAADRVLDEAERSINDALHVTRDLFRDPRIVPGGGAFEIEVARRLREWGRKLPGKEQLAVMRYAEAVEKVPEILALTAGLDPVDAIAELRSRHDKGELDAGVDVLGGKITRMSELNIWDPLIVKMQVMRSATEAAIMVLRIDDIIAAGQTKSGSTGKGKAGEESKTGEESGTSSD